Genomic segment of Helicobacter sp. 12S02232-10:
TTTCCTGGTCATACTCCCGGATGTTCGATGATTGAAATCAATGATATGTTTTTCAGCGGCGATTTCATTTTTTATCGCTCTATCGGGAGATATGATTTTCCTTATTCAAATTCTAACGATATGAAAGAATCCTTATTGAGATTTCAAAAATTAGATGCTGCGATAAATAAAACAATTTATCCTGGACACGGAGAAAAAACTTTTTTATTTGATGAACAAGCTAATGCAAGCCTATGGATTCAAAGAATTTATACCTAAAGGAATTATTATGACACTGACCCAAAATCAAAAAGAACGCTATTTGAGGCATATTATGCTTGAAGATGTAGATGAAAAGGGGCAAATCAAATTGCTGAATTCGAGCGTCCTCATCATTGGTGCAGGAGGATTAGGCTCCCCCAATGCAATGTATCTAGCAGCTGCAGGGATAGGGAAAATCGGTATATTAGATTTTGATATTGTAGAAATCAGCAATCTCCAGAGACAAATCATTCATACAACAGAAGAAATTGGCTTTCCAAAAACTCGTTCGGCAAAAATCACTATGAATGCCATCAATCCGGATATAAAAATTGAAACTTATTTTGAAAAATTCACTTCTGCAAATGCCTTAAAAATCATTAATGACTATGATTTTATCATTGATGCTACAGACAATTTTGCCGGTAAATTTTTGATAAATGATGCTTGCGTGCTTGCAAATAAACCCTATTCTCACGCCGGCGTACTTAAATACAGAGGGCAAACAATGACCGTATTGCCTCACCAAAGTGCTTGTTTTGCGTGTGCTTTTGACACTCCTCCACCTGTGGAACTCAATCCAATTTTTAGAGCTGGCTTATTTGGAGTATTGCCTGGATTAATCGGATGTATTCAAGCTGCTGAGGCGATTAAATATCTTTTAGGCATTGGAGATTTACTTACAAATAAACTCTTAAGTGTCGATACAAAAACAATGGATTTTAGAAAAATAGACGTATCTAAAAATCCACAATGTCGAATTTGTGGAGAAAATGGCATCAAAGAACTCAGAGATTACCCACAATGATTAGCCTGACAAAAGAGCTTTATAACGACTTGATTGCCTATGCACAATCAAATTACCCCAATGAATGTTGCGGGTATTTTTTGGGAAAACAAGATAAAATAACACTTCAAAACCAAGTGGAAGAGCTTTTTAAAATCAAAAACATCCATCAAAATCCTCAACATTTTTTTATGCTCTCCCCCCAAGATCAACTAAATGCACTCCAAAGGGCAAAAAAACAAAATCTTGAAATTATAGGGATCTTTCACTCCCATCCTTTTAATAAGGCCTACCCATCAAAAGAAGATCTAAAATACATTTATGATCCCCGACAAAGCTATTGTATTATATCCCTCCAAAATGAGCCGAATATTGCTTCATTTCGGATTACAAAAGAGAAAATCTGTGAGGAAACTATAAAATTTTAAATTTTCCGGCCGATTTTTTAAGTATAATTTTAAAAAATAAATCAAATTCAAAATGATGGAAAGAATATGGATCTCTCAACACTATTAGGTATGTTTTTGGCTCTTGGCGCTATCTCTTTGGGCGACATCCTAGAGGGTGGAAATCCATTGCACATCATCCATTTGAGCTCCGTAATCATCATCGTGCCTACAACACTATTTTCTGCAATGACAGGAACTCACGCTCGTTTTGTAAAAGCGGGATACAAAGAGCTTAAGGTTGTATTTTTAAATTCAAAAGTCAATCTTAATGCAACAATCAGACAACTGATAGAGTTTGCTACTCTTGCAAGAAGAGATGGTGTTTTATCTCTTGAAGCAAAAGCTGCGCAAGTTGAGGACGATTTTACGCGTGAAGCGCTTTCAATGATTATTGATGGAAAAGATGCTAAATCTGTAAAAGAAGATATGGAAGTCCAAATTGAAGAGCTTGAAGAATATTACCACGGGGCTGCACACTATTGGATAATAGCCGGCGAATCAGCCCCTACCTTTGGTCTTGTAGGAGCGGTTATGGGTCTGATGCTTGCACTCCAAAAATTAGATAATCCTGCAGAAATGGCTGCAGGAATTGCAGGGGCTTTTACAGCTACGGTAACGGGAATTATGTGCAGTTATGCAATTTTTGGTCCTTGGGGAAATAAACTCAAAGCAAAATCAAAAGACATTGTCAAAGAAAAAATGGTTGTACTTGAGGGAATCATTGGGATAGCCAATGGAGACAATCCCCGAAGTCTAGAAGCAAAACTTTTAAGTTTTTTAGGTCCTGATGAACCAAAAATTTCGCAATTTGAGTAGAACAATAAATGTCAAAAAAAAATAAAAAAGTCGAATGCCCAGCCGGAGAAAAATGGGCAGTTCCCTATGCTGACTTTCTTTCTTTGCTTTTAGCTCTTTTTATTGCTCTTTATGCAATTTCTGCAACCAACAAAGCTAAAGTTGAAGCTTTAAAAACTGAATTTATCAAAATTTTCAACTCCACTTCCAAGCCTGAAACATTGCAGCCTGTAATCCCTATCCCTCCTAATCCCGGTGAGGAATCTGAAGAAACAGAAGGAAGCAGAATTTATCAATCCCAACAGTCTTCTTCCTCTGTAGCCATCGAAAATATTACCGAACTTAAAAATATGATTGAAGAAGGTGGTATTTTAGAGCAGATTGAACAAGGCGTGGTATTAAAATTACCTGCTAATCTCATTTTTAAACAAGGAAGTGCAGATATTTCTAACAGCGATATGATGATGTATATCAAACGTGTTGCTCAAATCATTAAAAAATTTCCTCCCCAAGTCAATATAGACATCAGAGGATATACAGATAATTCTCCTTTACCAAAAGATTCAGCTTTTAAAAATCATTACGATCTTGCTGCTAGCAGAGCTTTAAGCGTTATGAAAGCATTGATTCAAGATGGGGTTTCTCCTGAACAATTATCTTATTCTTCATATGGAAAATACAAACCTTTAGCACCCAACAATTCTGTTGAGAACAAACTAAAAAACAACCGAGTTGAGATCTTTTTCTCAACCGATCCAAACAATATCCAAGAAATCAAATCGATTTTAGATAAAAACGCTAAACCAAAATAAAATACTATCTCACCCTATTCCCATAATATAAGCTTTTCGCTCTCCAAAATCTTTTCCTTAACAAAAAAAGCACTTTTTCTAGTGTGGCTGCTATTGTATTTATAAACAAAAAAACCCGCATTCTTGGCATTCAAAAGAATTTCGCGATTAACACAATAAGTGGTGATAATGCAATCAATATGAGTAACTCTAAAAAGTTCTAAAAAATACTCCAAACTCCACAGATCGAAATTGACCTTAGGACTAAACGCATCTTGATAGACAATATCAATATCTCCATTGCTAAATTGACTCAAATAATAATGGGCATCTCCAAAAAATAGTTCTAAACTTATGTCAGGGGTAATCAAAATTTTATTTTTTAATTGCAAAGTTTCAATG
This window contains:
- a CDS encoding HesA/MoeB/ThiF family protein, translated to MTLTQNQKERYLRHIMLEDVDEKGQIKLLNSSVLIIGAGGLGSPNAMYLAAAGIGKIGILDFDIVEISNLQRQIIHTTEEIGFPKTRSAKITMNAINPDIKIETYFEKFTSANALKIINDYDFIIDATDNFAGKFLINDACVLANKPYSHAGVLKYRGQTMTVLPHQSACFACAFDTPPPVELNPIFRAGLFGVLPGLIGCIQAAEAIKYLLGIGDLLTNKLLSVDTKTMDFRKIDVSKNPQCRICGENGIKELRDYPQ
- a CDS encoding M67 family metallopeptidase — its product is MISLTKELYNDLIAYAQSNYPNECCGYFLGKQDKITLQNQVEELFKIKNIHQNPQHFFMLSPQDQLNALQRAKKQNLEIIGIFHSHPFNKAYPSKEDLKYIYDPRQSYCIISLQNEPNIASFRITKEKICEETIKF
- a CDS encoding MnmC family methyltransferase → MQILKSRDGSSTIFNQEYGECYHSLKDGAYTETLHKHILPPILFAKSLQKPSLKILDICFGLGYNSFATMMQYLKMGYKGKIEIFSPEKDRGVFEKILALQYPEELSKINIPKIIETLQLKNKILITPDISLELFFGDAHYYLSQFSNGDIDIVYQDAFSPKVNFDLWSLEYFLELFRVTHIDCIITTYCVNREILLNAKNAGFFVYKYNSSHTRKSAFFVKEKILESEKLILWE
- the motB gene encoding flagellar motor protein MotB; its protein translation is MSKKNKKVECPAGEKWAVPYADFLSLLLALFIALYAISATNKAKVEALKTEFIKIFNSTSKPETLQPVIPIPPNPGEESEETEGSRIYQSQQSSSSVAIENITELKNMIEEGGILEQIEQGVVLKLPANLIFKQGSADISNSDMMMYIKRVAQIIKKFPPQVNIDIRGYTDNSPLPKDSAFKNHYDLAASRALSVMKALIQDGVSPEQLSYSSYGKYKPLAPNNSVENKLKNNRVEIFFSTDPNNIQEIKSILDKNAKPK
- the motA gene encoding flagellar motor stator protein MotA, with amino-acid sequence MDLSTLLGMFLALGAISLGDILEGGNPLHIIHLSSVIIIVPTTLFSAMTGTHARFVKAGYKELKVVFLNSKVNLNATIRQLIEFATLARRDGVLSLEAKAAQVEDDFTREALSMIIDGKDAKSVKEDMEVQIEELEEYYHGAAHYWIIAGESAPTFGLVGAVMGLMLALQKLDNPAEMAAGIAGAFTATVTGIMCSYAIFGPWGNKLKAKSKDIVKEKMVVLEGIIGIANGDNPRSLEAKLLSFLGPDEPKISQFE